The nucleotide sequence GGGACACACGGCCCTCCTCGGGGGTGAAGCACCGCTCCGCCAGCAGCCGCGCGCGCTCCACGTGCTGGTGGAAGGTGAGCACGCCCAGGTGGTGCAGGCCGAGCTCGCGCATGCGGTCGGCCGCATGGATGACCTCGCCCTGGGTGGTCACCGGATCGGGCGCGAAGCACTCGACGGTGACCCCGGCCAGCCGCGGGTCGCGCTCCTCCGGACCGCCGCACAGCTTCTCGTGCCCGTCCGGCCCCAGGTACGTGGAGACGAAGAGCCGGTCGGTGACGCCGGACGCGGCGAGCTCGGTCGCGGCGTCATAGACGCGGGGCCGGCTGTAGAGGACGAGGAGGGCGTCCACGCGCGGTGCGTCGTCCGGGTGCGGGTCCGTCACGGCGTGCGTGGCCCACCCCGCGCCGAAGGCCAGTCCCAGCGCCGCCAGGGTCGCCACGGTGGCGCAGAGGACCCGCGCCCACCGCGGCAGGCCACGGCGGACGCGCCCCCGGTCGACCTGCGGGCTCATGCGCCCTCGGGGACCTGCCGCAGCACGACGGTGGAGCGGGCCTGGACCTCGAGCACGTCCCCGGCGCGCACGCGGGGGTGCGCGCCGCTCGGGGCGACGTGGGACGAGGTGTCCACGACGACCTCCCACTCGGCCGGGAACGTGGGCCCGGGCAGGGTGTACGGCACGGGCTCCCACCACGCGTTCATGAGGACGTAGAAGTCCCGGTAGGGCTCCTCCCCGTCCTCGTCCCCGCGGGGGAGCGTGTGCCCGTTGAGGTAGAAGCCGATCGACCGGGCCTCGGCGCGCCAGTCGTCCTCCGTCTTGGCGGTCGCGTCCGGCTCGAGCCACACGATGTCCGGCAGGGGCGCCTCGATGTCGCGGGCCGCGGGGCGGCCGTCGAAGTGGTGGCGACGGCGGAACACCGCGTGGTCACGGCGCAGCGCGATCAGGTCGCGGGTGAACGCCACGAGCGAGTCGTCCATGGCGGACCAGTCAATCCACGAGATCTCGTTGTCCTGGCAGTAGGCGTTGTTGTTGCCGCCCTGGGTGCGGCCCAGCTCGTCGCCGTGGCTGATCATGGGCACGCCCTGGCTGATCAGCAGGGTGGCCAGGAAGTTGCGGCGCTGGCGGGCGCGCAGCGTCACGACCTCGGGGTCGTCGGTCTCCCCCTCCACGCCGCAGTTCCACGAGCGGTTGTGCGCGTCGCCGTCGTTGTTGTCCTCGCCGTTGGCCTCGTTGTGCTTCTCGTTGTAGGAGACGAGGTCGCGCAGTGTGAAGCCATCGTGGGCCGTGACGAAGTTGACGGACGCACCGGGGCTGCGCCCGTCCCCCTCGTAGAGGTCGGCCGAACCGGTCAGGCGGGTGGCGAACTCGCCGAGCGTGCCGGGCTCGCCGCGCCAGAAGTCACGCACCGTGTCCCGGTACATGCCGTTCCACTCGGACCACAGGCCGGGGAAGTTGCCCACCTGGTAGCCACCCCAGCCCACGTCCCACGGCTCGGCGATGAGCTTGACGGTGCGCAGCACCGGGTCCTGGCGGACCACGTCGAAGAACCCGGAGAACATGTCCGGGCCCTGCTCCCCCTCCACCCGGGTCAGGGTGGTGGCCAGATCGAACCGGAAGCCGTCCACGTGCATCTCGGTGACCCAGTGGCGCAGGGAGTCCATGACCAGCTGGAGGGCCTTGGGGCTGGAGAGGTCCACCGAGTTCCCGGTGCCCGTGTAGTCCATGTAGTGCCGCTCGTCGCCCTCGACGAGGTGGTAGTAGCCGGCGTTGTCCAGCCCGCGCAGGCTGAGCATGGGGCCCTTGTCGTTGCCCTCGGCCGTGTGGTTGTAGACCACGTCGAGGATCACCTCGAGACCGGCGGCGTGCAGGTCCTTCACCATCTTCTTGAACTCGCGGACCTGGCCGCCCACCTCCGAGGAGGAGGCGTAGGCGGCGTGCGGGGCGAAGAAGCCGAGCGTGTTGTAGCCCCAGTAGTTGCTCAGCCCCTTCTCCTGCAGGGTGGCGTCGTTGACGAACTGGTGCACGGGCATCAGCTCGACGGCGGTCACCCCGAGCTCGGTCAGGTGGCGGACCACCTCCGGGTGGGCCATGCCCGCGTAGGTGCCGCGCAGCTCCTCGGGGACGGCGGGGTGCAGCTTGGTCATGCCCTTGACGTGGGTCTCGTAGATCACCGTGTCCGTGAGCTCGACGGCGGGTGGGGCGTCATCGCCCCAGTCGAAGTCCTCGGCGACGACGACGCCGAGCATGCTCGTGCCCAGGTTGTCCGAGGTGTCGATGCGGTCCGGCTCGTCGAAGTCGTACGAGTGGTGCTGCTGGCCCCACTCGTAGTCGCCGGTGAACGCCCGCGCGTACGGGTCCACGAGGATCTTGGCCGGGTTGTGCCACAGGCCGCGGGCGGGGTCCCAGGGGCCGTGCACGCGGTAGCCGTAGCGCTGCCCATGCCCGATGCCCGCCACGTGGGCGTGCCATGTGGTGCCGTGCCGCTCCTCGAGAGGGATGCGCGTCTCCGTGCCGTCGTCGGCGACGAGGCACAGCTCGACCGCCTCCACCTCGCGGGAGACCGCGAGGGCGAAGTTGGTGCCGGTCTCGTCCACGGTGGCCCCGAGGGGGTACGGCTGGCCGATCTCCACTGTGTGCATGACTCTCCGGGGTCTCGTCGTGCGGCCCGCCGGGTGCGGCGGGCCTCCTCGGGGAGTCTACTGGCGCGGGCGGACGCCATCCCCGGACGCGTCGCGGGCCCGGCCGCTGTGTGGCGGCCGGGCCCGGCAGGAGAGGTCGCGGTGGCCTCAGCGGCGGATCACTCCACCGTGACGGACTTGGCGAGGTTGCGCGGCTGGTCCACGTCGTAGCCCTTCGCCGTGGCGAGCTCGAGGGCGAAGATCTGCAGCGGGACCGTGGTCAGCAGCGGCATGAGCATCGGCTGGGTCTCGGGGACCTCGAAGACGACCTCGGCCTGGCCGCGCACGGCCGCGTCGCCGCGCTCGGCGACGGCGAAGGTGCGGGCGCCGCGGGCACGGACCTCCTGGATGTTCGAGACCACCTTGGCGTGCAGCGAGTGACGGTCCAGGGGCGAGGGCATGACCACGAAGACCGGCTGGCCGTCGTCGATCAGGGCGATCGGGCCGTGCTTGAGCTCGCCCGCGGCGAAGCCCTCGGCGTGGATGTACGCGAGCTCCTTGAGCTTGAGCGCGCCCTCCATGGCCACCGGGTAGCCGACGTTGCGGCCGAGGAACAGGACGGAGGTGGCGTCGGCCATCGAGCGGGCGAGCTCCTTGACCTGGTCCTTGCCGGCGAGGATCTCCTCGATCTTGCCGGGGATCGCCCCGAGGTCCGCCAGGATGTCCTTGATCTGGCCGCTGAACAGCTTCTTGTTCAGCTGGGCCAGGTACAGGCCCAGCAGGTAGGCGGCGGTGATCTGCGCCAGGAACGCCTTGGTGGAGGCGACGGCGATCTCGGGGCCGGCGTGCGTGTAGAGCACGGCGTCCGACTCGCGCGGGATCGTGGAGCCGTTGGTGTTGCAGATGGACACGGTGCGGGCGCCCTGCTCCTTGGCGTAGCGGACCGCCATGAGGGTGTCCATGGTCTCGCCGGACTGGGAGATGGACACCACGAGGGTGTGCGGGTCGATGATCGGGTCGCGGTAGCGGAACTCGTGGGAGAGCTCCACCTCCACGGGGATCCGGCACCAGTGCTCGATGGCGTACTTGGCCACCGTGCCCGCGTAGGCGGACGTGCCGCACGCCAGGACGATGATCTTGTCGACGGCCTTGAGCTCCTCGGGGTCGATCCGCAGCTCGTCCAGCATCAGCGCGCCGGCGGCGTCCGTGCGGCCCAGCAGGGTGTCCTGCACGGCCTGGGGCTGGTCGTGGATCTCCTTCTCCATGAAGGTCTCGAAGCCGCCCTTCTCCGCGGCCGAGGCGTCCCAGTCCACGGTGAAGCGCTTGCCCTCGGCGGGGCCGCCCCGGAAGTCCGAGATCTCGACGGCGTCGGCCGTGATCGTCACGACCTGGTCCTGCTCGAGCTCGATGGCCTCGCGGGTGAAGTCGATGAAGCCGGAGACGTCCGAGCCCAGGAAGTTCTCCCCCTCGCCCAGGCCGACGACGAGCGGCGAGTTGCGGCGCGAGGCCACCACGCGGTCCGGGTGGTCCACGTGCACGGCCAGCAGGGTGAAGGCACCCTCGAGGCGCTGGGAGGCCAACTGCATGGCGCGGGTCAGGTCCTGGCCGGCCGCGTGCCGGTAGACGTCCGCGAGGAGGTGGGCGGCCACCTCGGTGTCCGTCTCGGAGAGGAACTCGACGCCCTTGGCGAGCAGCTCCTCGCGCAGCTCGGCGTAGTTCTCGATGATGCCGTTGTGGATGAGCGCCAGCCGGCCCTCGTCCGCCACCTGCGGGTGGGCGTTGCGGTCGGTGGGGCCACCGTGGGTGGCCCACCGGGTGTGGCCGATGCCGACGAGGCCGGTGGGGATGGGGTGCTCGGCGAGCTCCTCGGCGAGGTTGGCGAGCTTGCCCGCCTTCTTCCGGTGGTACAGCTGACCGCCGTCCACCACGGCCACACCGGCGGAGTCGTATCCGCGGTATTCGAGACGACGCAGGCCCTCCATCAGGACGTCGAGAGCGCCGTGCTCACGATCCGACTGGGGCTGGCCGATGTATCCGACGATTCCGCACATGCGCACGAGAATACCGGGCCGGACCCGACTTCGGCGCACGACTCGGCGATGTCCCCGGGCCGGCGCTCGACCACGCGGTAGGGGATGCGGCCGCCCGTGACCGCCTCGAAGGCGCGCACCATCTCGAACACGGTGACGCCCTCGCCCCGGCCGATGTTCCAGACCCGGGTCGTCGTACCGCCCCCGGTCGCCACCCGTGCCGCGAGCCATTCGAGTCCGGCCACGTGCGCCTCCGCGAGGTCCATCACGTGGATGAAGTCGCGCACGGCGCGGCCGTCGCGCGTGTCGAAGTCCGCGCCGAACACCCGCAGCTCGGGGTAGGCGCCGGAGGCCACCCGCGCCACGAAGGGCATGAGGTTCGCCGGCACCCCGCTCGGGTCCTCGCCCAGCCGCCCGGAGGGATGCGCGCCGACCGGGTTGAAGTAGCGCAGCATCGCCAGCCCGCCGCCGTCGACCATGGCGCAGACGTCGCGCAGCACCTGCTCCGCCATGAGCTTGGAGTGCCCGTCGGGCGAGACCGGTCTGTGGCGGCCTCCTCGGCGACCGGCACCGGCGCGCGGTCGCCGTACACGGTCGCGGAGGAGGAGGACAGGACCGTGCGGGCGCCGGCCGCGAGCGCGGCCTCGGCGACGGCGGCCGTGCCGCCCACGTTCACGTCGTAGTAGGCGGCGGGGCGGGTCATCGACTCGGTGGGCGACTTCAGCCCCGCGAGTGCACCAGTGCGGCCGGGCCGAAGTCCGCGAGCGCCCCGCGGTAGTCCTCGGGTCGGCGGATGTCGGCCACGTGCAGGCGCAGCCGCGACCCGCCCAGGCGCGTCCCGGCGAGCTCGGCGACGCGCTCGAGCGACGTCGTCGTCGCCGTGACCAGGCTGTCCAGGACGAGGACGTCGTGGCCCGCCTCGAGCAGCGTGAGCACGGTATGGGATCCCAGGTATCCGGCGCCGCCGGTCACGAGAACGCGCATGGGCCGATCCTATCCGTGCCCTGTGACGTCACGCGGGGGCCCGCTCCGGGCGGGCCGCGGCCATAATGGATCGGGTGACCTACACCCCCCCGACCTCCGAGCTGTCCCTCGTGGGCCCCGAGGAGCCCGCGGACGCCGTGCCCGACGGCCACCAGCGCTCCCCCTTCGTGGAGCTGGACCGCCAGACCTGGGCCCGTCTCGCCTCGGAGATGGCGCAGCCCTTCGACCAGGCGGACGTGGAGCGTCTGCGCGGCCTCGGCGAGCATCTGTCCCTGCGCGAGGTCGCCGAGGTCTACCTTCCGCTCTCGCGCCTGCTGAGCATCAACGTGGAGGCCTCCGCGGCCCTGCGCAGCGCGACCAACGCGTTCCTCGGCGAGCGGACGGGGCGCACCCCGTACGTGATCGGGGTGGCCGGGTCGGTCGCCGTCGGCAAGTCGACGACGGCGCGCGTGCTCCAGGAGATGCTGCGCCGCTGGCCGACGACGCCGCGCGTCGAGCTGGTCACCACGGACGGGTTCCTGCACCCCAACGCGGTGCTGCACGAGCGCGGCATCCTGTCCCGCAAGGGCTTCCCC is from Micrococcus luteus NCTC 2665 and encodes:
- the glgX gene encoding glycogen debranching protein GlgX → MHTVEIGQPYPLGATVDETGTNFALAVSREVEAVELCLVADDGTETRIPLEERHGTTWHAHVAGIGHGQRYGYRVHGPWDPARGLWHNPAKILVDPYARAFTGDYEWGQQHHSYDFDEPDRIDTSDNLGTSMLGVVVAEDFDWGDDAPPAVELTDTVIYETHVKGMTKLHPAVPEELRGTYAGMAHPEVVRHLTELGVTAVELMPVHQFVNDATLQEKGLSNYWGYNTLGFFAPHAAYASSSEVGGQVREFKKMVKDLHAAGLEVILDVVYNHTAEGNDKGPMLSLRGLDNAGYYHLVEGDERHYMDYTGTGNSVDLSSPKALQLVMDSLRHWVTEMHVDGFRFDLATTLTRVEGEQGPDMFSGFFDVVRQDPVLRTVKLIAEPWDVGWGGYQVGNFPGLWSEWNGMYRDTVRDFWRGEPGTLGEFATRLTGSADLYEGDGRSPGASVNFVTAHDGFTLRDLVSYNEKHNEANGEDNNDGDAHNRSWNCGVEGETDDPEVVTLRARQRRNFLATLLISQGVPMISHGDELGRTQGGNNNAYCQDNEISWIDWSAMDDSLVAFTRDLIALRRDHAVFRRRHHFDGRPAARDIEAPLPDIVWLEPDATAKTEDDWRAEARSIGFYLNGHTLPRGDEDGEEPYRDFYVLMNAWWEPVPYTLPGPTFPAEWEVVVDTSSHVAPSGAHPRVRAGDVLEVQARSTVVLRQVPEGA
- the glmS gene encoding glutamine--fructose-6-phosphate transaminase (isomerizing), which translates into the protein MCGIVGYIGQPQSDREHGALDVLMEGLRRLEYRGYDSAGVAVVDGGQLYHRKKAGKLANLAEELAEHPIPTGLVGIGHTRWATHGGPTDRNAHPQVADEGRLALIHNGIIENYAELREELLAKGVEFLSETDTEVAAHLLADVYRHAAGQDLTRAMQLASQRLEGAFTLLAVHVDHPDRVVASRRNSPLVVGLGEGENFLGSDVSGFIDFTREAIELEQDQVVTITADAVEISDFRGGPAEGKRFTVDWDASAAEKGGFETFMEKEIHDQPQAVQDTLLGRTDAAGALMLDELRIDPEELKAVDKIIVLACGTSAYAGTVAKYAIEHWCRIPVEVELSHEFRYRDPIIDPHTLVVSISQSGETMDTLMAVRYAKEQGARTVSICNTNGSTIPRESDAVLYTHAGPEIAVASTKAFLAQITAAYLLGLYLAQLNKKLFSGQIKDILADLGAIPGKIEEILAGKDQVKELARSMADATSVLFLGRNVGYPVAMEGALKLKELAYIHAEGFAAGELKHGPIALIDDGQPVFVVMPSPLDRHSLHAKVVSNIQEVRARGARTFAVAERGDAAVRGQAEVVFEVPETQPMLMPLLTTVPLQIFALELATAKGYDVDQPRNLAKSVTVE